A stretch of DNA from Piliocolobus tephrosceles isolate RC106 chromosome 21, ASM277652v3, whole genome shotgun sequence:
actgcgcctggcccacacacacatttttttttttttttttttttttttgagatgaaatctggctgtttcgcccaggctggagtccagtggcgcgatcttggctcactgcaagctctgcctcccaggttcacgccattctcctgcctcagcctcccgagcagctgggactacaggcgcccgtcaccacacccgactaattttttgaatttttagtagagacagtgttttaccgtgttagccaggatggtctccatctcctgacctcgggacctgcccgcctcggcctcctaaagtgctgggattataggcgtgagccactgcgccccaccattttttgcatttttggtagagacagagttttaccatgttggccacaatggtcttgatctcctgacctcatgatccacccgcctcggcctcccaaagtgctgggattacagacgtgagccaccgcgcccggcccacacacACATTATTAATCAGACTTGTTGCAAACTGCTTTTGGGACACAcaggaaaaacaaatactttCTCACTGTGAACGCTGAGAACATCTCCCCAAAAGTCCAGCTGCCTCCTCCTTAGGAAGATCAACTATAGTATCTGAGCAAAATATTTCTCACACTCGCACAGGCTTAGCTCATAATCCATAACAGGATGCTTCCCGACCACCGGGCAGACAAAATCCTTCTCCTTAGCCAAAGCCAAAAAACAAGTTATAGGTGAATGAAAACTTTCAACACAGGAAAGAATGGGGGATGAGGTAAAACCTAAAGTTACTGATCTTTAAATACTGCCATTTATTGGCTCTTCCTGAACCTTCTCCTTCTTGGCTATGGAAGTTGGTCCCCATGACGATGATGTGCTGAGGGCTTTAAGTCTCACTGAATCGGGGGACAGAGTCAAACTTGAGGTTAACAATGCCACTGGGGTAAGGTGGtggtgccaggcgcggtggctcacacctgtaatctcagcactttgggagattcaggtgggcaaatcatgaggtcaggagttcaagaccagccaggccaacatggtgaaaccctgtctctactaaaaatacaaaaattagctggatgcggtggcaggcacctgtaatcccagctacacgggaggctgaggcaggagaatcgcttgaacccaggaggcagaggttgcagtgagccaagatcacatcactgtactccagcccaagcaacactgagagactccatctcaaaagaaaaaaaaaaaagaagatggtgGGGCACGGAGAGACGTTCAGGAATCTGCGTTGGTGGGGACAGGTCAGAGGCTGGCGAGAGGATGCAGAGGTCTAATCGCTGTTAAACAGCCTTCACACCCTCCCTGCACTGGAACTGACGTCCCTGCAGCCACTGGTGTTCTTATCCACTGGAGTGGGCAGAGCTTACTTCCCCGCCCCAGTGAGATGGAGTGTGCCCGCTTGTGCATCTGCCCATGTCAGGGCAAGCGCTCCCCAGGCTGCTGCTGCcctcagcctggacagcagaatGAACACCCTGGCGCAGAATGAGTTTACCCTGCCGCAAGGAGCCAAGCCCAGTGGGACCCACAGCTTAGCGTCCAGCCTGGATCAGATGAGCCCAGCACACCCGTGCACACAGAAGAAATCCTCTcaccccagctgctcaggaggctgaggcaggagaattgcttgaacccaggaggcagaggttgcagtgagctgagatcacgccactacacgcCACTACACtttggagcaagactctgtctccaaaaaagaaaaaagaaaaccagaaatgcTCTCACGTGCCGCTGAGCTCTGGCAGCTGGTCCACAGCATCTCAGGAGATAGCAGTCACTCACTCATACACAGCAGGAGAAACCAGAGAGAGGCATAGGACTTAGAAGTCAGGGCCAAGGTCAAGGTGCCACATGGGAAGGGCAGTGGGAAGAAGACTCACATCCCATCAGTCTTCTCGGCGTCCCACTCGCGCCGCCACTGGCCAGTGGGTTTGCGGTGCCTCTGCAGCCGCTCCTGGTCGatcttctccctctcctgcttCCAGCGCAGGTACTCCGACCGCTCCCGGCCCGTCATGGACAACGTCATGTCTCCAGCACTGCCCTGGCCAGCTCGGCGGCCCTGCCCCCCAGACCAGGGGGAGTCAGGGTGCtgtcccaccccccaccccacccctaagCCCCAGGGCACATccacttgctcagggtcacacagggAAGCGGTGACAAGGCAGAGATCACAACCAAGTAGGCTCAGGTGGCACCTCATCAGAGAGGCCCTCAGATCTCCTAAGTAGCATCCTCCTGTACCCTGAGCTGCCGGATTTTTCTCCATAACACTTGGCAGAAGCTCACATCTtgctatattttcatttactcaGCTCCCACCAATAGAAACCTCATCAAGGAAGGGACTCTGCCTCAAAACTCTTATcccgctgggcgtggtggctcacgcctgtaatcccagcactttgggaggctgaggggggcagatcacaaggtcaggagattaagaccatcctggctaacatggtgaaaccctatctctactgaaaatacaaaaaattagccggctgtgtggctactcccagctactcaggaggctgaggcaggagaatggcgtgaacccgggaggcggagcttgcagggagccaagatggcaccactgcagtccagcctgggtgacagagcgagactccgtctcaaaaaaaaaaaaaaatactgttagtAACAAGAAAACCCTCAAACATACCACAAGGCTGTAACAACTACAGCAGTGTGGTATAGACAGAAGAACCAACAGACGAACAATTTGGGGGTGGACCACCAAGTGCAAGGACGTtgcccctccctcctcttctaGGCCAGGTCCCCACCCCTCACACAGCATCTGCCACATGGTAGGTGCCTCATAAATGCTGATGTCATTAACAATGAGGGGAGATTTGCCTTAGCAGGAAACAAAACATACCACAAATCCTTAATAATTAAAATCCTggccaagcatggtagctcacacctgtaatcccagcattttgggaggccaaggcaggtggattacttgaggtcaggagtcgaagaccagcctggccaacatggtgaaaccccatctctactgaaaatacaaaaaaattagccaggcgtggtggtgctcacctgtaatctgagctacttgggaggctgagtcagaagaattgcttgaacccgggaggccaaggttgcagtgagccaagatggcaccactgcactccagaatgggtgacagaacaagactccatctcaatgaaaaaaaaagtcctgtgcTATGGCACAAAAAAGTAGAGAGGCCCCATGGCCCTCATCTGTCTGGTTCCTGCTACACAGTCCCCATCATAGCCCTGAGAGCCCCAGGGTGTCCTCACCGCCAGCACCCACCTGCCGCTCATGCTCAAGGCCACAGCGCACCCGCTCAAAATCAGGGCCCCCCCAGTTGCGGCCATGCCGGCGGCTGTCCTCCCGGCGGTCCCGCTCAGATTCCTCCAGGGGCCCGCTGCGTCGACGGGGGTCATCCAGGAAGTTCCGCACCGGGTTGGGTTCGAGCACCCCTTCCTGCAGGCAGCGGAGCAGGGGATTGGCGCCGGCTCCCCACAGCCCAGGCAGCTGGGCCCCGCCACGGGGACACCCGCACCACTGACCCGCTGGTTGCGCTCGTACTCGGCGATCTTCTCCATCTCCTCGTTCATCTTCTCAATGTTCTGCCTGCGCCGCTCCTCCCACTCCTGGGGGGATAAAGATAGGGATACCCAGCTTCAGGGAGAACTATTAGGCCGCCCGTGCAGGAGAGGGGCTGCCCAGCAGGCCTGAGGCTCCTCTCCTCAGACTGGTCTGCTGGTGTCTGAGCATTTGCTCTCAGCATGCTCCGTGCTCAGGGTCAGTAGTGAACTAATGAGGCTGGTTGGTCAGGCCTAGTCTATGCAAACACCACAGTATATACTGCACTGGCTTTCCTATGGGGGGGGTCTGGAATTTCAGTACATACTAGACGGAGGGAGCCTGCATTCAAAACGCCTCCAGGCTGACATGGTGGCTTAAACCTCTAATGcaagcacgttgggaggccaaggcaggaggaatgcttgagcccaggagttcaaggccagactaggcaacatagcaagaccctgtctctataaaaaattttaggccgggcgcggtggctcaagcctgtaatcccagcactttgggaggccgagatgggtggatcacaacgtcaaggagttcaagaccagcctggtcaacatggtgaaaccccgtctctactaaaaatacaaaaattagccaggcgtggtggtcggcgcctgcaatcccagctacttgggaggctgaggcaggactgcttgaaACCAAaagatgggggttgcagtgagctgaaatcatgccactgtactccagcctgggcaacaagagcgaaactccatctcaaaaaaaaaaaaaaaagaattttaaaaagcatataaatacaataaataaaaataattaaaccagACCCCAATTAAAAACCTGGGGTGCTGAGTCTCTCGTGAGCATCCCTGGTAGCCACATATTGTCACAATCCAGTGCTGCGGGAATTCAGCGCATCCCCGGGACTCAGGGAGAGGACTCTTGGAAGTTCGCGCTGGGTTTCCTGCAGACCTCAGCCCAGGTAACCTGTCCCCTGCTGATTTTGCTTTGTGACCTCTTTCACTGTGATAAATCTAAGCCATGAGGCTCCCTAGCAAATCACTGAACCTGGGAGTTCAGTGTCAGGGTGCTGGGGGCCCTGGCACACCAAGGTGGTCACAATCATAGTGGTGGCAATAACAGTAATTAATTGGCAGGTGGTTAGGTGACCTCCCCACCCCAACCACAATCCGTTCTACCCTTCTTCCTTCCATAGTaacaaaattttattgatttttttttttttttttttttttgagacagggtcttgctctgtcgcccaagctggagagtAGTGGTATATTCACAGCTTACCacatccttgacctcccaggctgagcctcccaagtgatcctcctgcctcagcctcccaagtaagtagctgggaccacaggcacatgccaccgcatccagttaattttttttttatttttatagagaggggggtctcactctgttgttgcccaggctggtctcaaactcctgggctcaagcaatcctcccaccttagcttcccaagtagctaggaccataagCGTACACCACAACACCCAGCACTCCAAGCAGCTGGTAACTACTTGTTACTAGTAACCAAGCTAGTAACAAAATTTTAGGGGTGCATATAGCCAGCCAGCTGAACACAATGTTTTCATTTCCCAGTCTACTTTGAGGTTAGGTATGACCGTGTGTCTAAGTTCTCACCAACCAACAGGACATGACCAAAAGTGATAAAGCAGTCTCATCTTTCCCCTTCCTGTGAACTGAACTGCAATCATGTCAGCAACCCAGCTTTTACCACAGACAATAACCATGACCTGGGGGCCACGAAGCAACAAAAAGCAGGaaccaggccgggtgcggtggctcccacatgtaatcccagcattttggggggccgaggcggtaggatcacccaaggtcaggagttcaaggccagcctagccaacatggcgaaaccctgtctctactaaaaatacaaatattggccgggcgtggtgtctcacgcctgtaatctcagcactttgggaggccgaggcgggcggatcacaaggtcaggagatcaagaccatcctggctaacatggtgaaaccccgtctctaataaaaacgcaaaaaattagccgggcgtggcggtgggtgcctgtggtcccagctacttgggaggctgaggcaggagaatggcctgaacctgggaggcagagcttacagtgagctgagattgcaccactgcactccagcataggcaacagagcaagactccgtctcaaaaacaaaaaagcaggaacCTGGGTCCCTGAGTCACATCATGGAGCGGGGCCTCGCCCCCTGGACCACCCACCTCCTATAAGGCTCAGCAtacaagagagaaataaactccTACTCTACTTAGGTCGTGAGATTTTTGGCGTCTTTATGTGACAGCAGCTTGGCATGCCCAATTTAagtctaattcttttttttttttttttgaaacagaatttcactcttgttgtacagactggagtacaatggcgtgatctcagttcactgcaacctccgcctcccaggttcaagtgatcctcctgcctcaacctcccaagtagctgggatgacaggtgcccaccaccacgcccggctaatttttgaatcttCTTATTCCCGTGTAAATGCTAGAACCAGAAGCTCACAGGCAAAGTGAGCTGCCCAAGGACAGGTAACTCACAGAACCAGGTTCGACCCATGTCCATGGTGGGCTGTCAGCCACTCAGCTAGACCGCCTCACACCCTGCTGAACTGCACATCATGGATGAGTGAGGCAGTTACAGTAAGATCACTGCTCCCCACAAACAAAGCCAGggaccaacacacacacagaaacagaatGCCACACAGAGCCTGTGCCCACAAGCACACCAACCAGAGACAGcccaccagacacacacacagagcctgtGCCCACAAGCACACCAGACAGAGACAGcccaccagacacacacacagagccagaaAGGCAGGAGAGGTGGGGACAGAGGATGAGCCGGCAAGCATGCACCAGAAAGCCAGAAAAAGGGAGACAAAGAGCGAGCGACAGAGGAGGACACGCAGCACTAGGTGttgcaggagaggggagggaaggaaggcgaGGAGGAATGCGAAGAGGGGGAGcacgggcaggagacagagacaAGGAAGAACATGCGAGCTCTGGGcatgaggagagagggaaggaacagGAGGAACTAGAAGAGGGAgagcgggaggaggaggaggtggtaaaggaagagagaaacagagccagatgcagaggctcagagagagatGCCGAAAGATGGACACACAGGACAACTGTGCATTTGAGAAGAGGAACAGACAGAAACAGACAACGGAGAACCTCAGCCAGGGCTCCAGGTGCTGCCTCGCTCCTACCTTAGATTTACGGTCGGAGATTGAGGTGTCTCCAGTTCCAGAGAGGTGAGGGGAACCCCGGCCCCGGCCCCTCCGGCCACGgcccccagctcctcctcctcgaGGCTGCTCCCCGGGACTGCCCTCCCAGCTGCGTGATGCTCGGCCCATGCCAGCCCGGCCTCCCTGCTGTGGAGGAGTCCGGCCCCCCTTGCTGGCCCCTGGGGGCCGATGGGTCCCAGGAGACCTCCGGGAAGGACCCAGGTTCTTCTCCTGGAAGAGAGGAGATGGGGAAAATACAGTCACTGGGGCAGGCAGGCATGCGGCCAGGATGGAGGCCACCCACTGGTGCAGGACAGCTGGGGGCTCCTGGGTCCCAGGCCTCAAccctctgcccctccccatccccaggaTCCCTAACCCCAGTGATGAGCTCACCGACTCCACTGCCACATTCTCCTTCTCCACTGAGCGGCCCTTTCGGGGAGCTGTGACAGCGACTCCCTCAAGTTCAGCTTTCTTACGGTCTTCCTCAATCTCCTAGGAACAGACACCCGGGGTAGGGAAGCGTCAGGTGCCCTGTCCACCAGACGGACTCCCACAGACCCCTGATCTCCGCCTAAGTCTggccccagcccaggcctctctcctgggctctAGACAAGAAGGCCACTCATATCCCTCAAACCCCATCACGTTGCTGCCCCACTCAGAACGCTCCTGTGGTGCCCATCTCTGAGTAACAACCTTCCCCACATCCTGTGGGACCCGTGGGGTCTGGCCTTGGTACCTCCCTGACCTCGTCTCTCACCCTCTGCCCCGCGATCACTCCGGCTTCCTTGCTATTCCCAGAACACATCCAGCTCAAACCTGCCTCGGGGGCTTTGCACCAGCGGCTCCCTCTGCCAGGAACACTTTTCCCAGAGATCTTCCAACCCCTCACCTCCTGCAGGTCTCTGCTCCAATGCTGCCTTCTGGTGAGGCTTTCCCTGAGCACCCTATGGAAACCAGCTCCCTGCCACCCTCTCTGTTCTCATCCCATTTGCACCCAGCACCGTGTGCGTCTTGCTCACTGTCTGCTTCCTCCACTACAGCAGAATCTGCCTGGGGACAGGAACGTCGGTCCGCTTTCAGTGATGCATGTCACTGACATGTATCCCAAGTCTAGAACGCTGCCTGGCCCACAAGGGAAATTCAATATgccttttataaaatgaatgaattcatgaagaatgaataaatgaaacccACGCCTCACCACAGATCCCATCTCAGGGACAGCCACACCACCTACTCAGCGGCCTTGTCCTAAATCCTCCCTCTTCCTCCGCCTGCCCCCAACTGCCCTTTAGTACTGAGTTCCTCTCAACAGCCCTGCCCTGAGCCAGGTACCTCCTCTCCCACTAGGGTTCCAGCCCCAGCTTCCTCCTCCGTCACTGGGCTCCAGCAtcacctcctcccacccaccaccacacagcACCCAGAGGGGTCTTCCTAAAGAACTATTCTGACGGGTCCCACCCCTCCTCAAGGCTCTCCCTGGCTCCCCTGTGCCCTCAGGACAAAGTTCAAACTCAGCCTGGTGGCATTCAGGGCCCCGCACAGCCTAGTCCCTGCTGACCTGCCCAGGTCAATTCTCTCCTAACCAACTCTCCAACTTGAAGCTCcaagctctctcttgcttccAACATTTGCACaaactgttctctctgcctgaaacATGTTCCCCTCTCCTTCTCAACTGGTTATTGTCTACTCACCACTCAAGCCTCAGAGTCCACTCCTCCAGGAAACCCTTCCTGATATCCCCAAGGCTGGGCAGGAGCCTCCTCCGGACTCCCACAGACCCCTGAATTTCCTGATTCCAGTCTTGTCTGCTCTGGGACATCCCTGACTAGACGGTGGACCCTGGAGGGGTAGGCCTGGGTCTGTCTCAGTCAcagctgtatccccagcaccacTCAGCACCAGGGCTGGTATGGTAAAGATCTTGGGGAATACttgtgaacaaatgaatgaatgaatgaatgaataatggaaTGAAAGAAGGGATGTCAGGCTAAGGCCTTTGGCTTTTATCCTGACAGTGATGGGGAGCCATGAAAAGGTTTTAAGGGAGAGGTGAGAAAAACTCACTGCGGGGAAGAGAGGGGATGGGGTCTCCCAGGGCGGGGCTAGGGCACCTGGTAGCGCCGGATGAGGGCCTCATTCTTCCGCCGAAGAGCCTCGATCCTCTTGTCCAACTCAGCATCCTTCTCCTCCTTTGATTTCAAATCGAGTGTGGCTGCCTGAGACCGGGAGGCAGTTGAGGGATGGAAGGAAAAACCTCCATCCATACCAGGGATTTTCCCCAGGGTCTGAGAGTCTGCCCCCCTGGATCCCATTCTCCCAAGCCCCCTTCCCCAAAACTGAGATTCTAGAGACCCACTTTCAGCCTCACCATTTCGCTGGCTGGGTGGGGTCAAGGTCCCAGCAAACCTCCCCTGCAGAATCTAGACACAGCACTGAGGGTTCCTGGgggcagaagaaaaagaaggactaAGGCCAATGGCCCCCCAGTCTACTTCATCCTCTAACATACTGGGGGCTCCTCACAGCCATACACAAAAAAAACCTGTACCACAAGAGAATTCTAGCTCTCACTCTCCCTCCCTTCAACTGCCAGCTCCACCTTCTCCGTAGAAATTAagatgggccgggtgtggtgtctcacgcctgtaatcccagcactttgggaggcctagatgggtggatcacgaggtgaggagatcgagaccatactggctaacagggtgaaacccccatctctactaaaaaaaatacaaaaaaattagccaggcaggccaggcataatcccagcactttgggaggccgagatgggcagatcacaaggtcaggagatcgagactatcctggataacacggtgaaaccccatctctactaaaaatacaaaaattagccgggcgtggtggtgggcgcctgcagtcacagctacaggctgaggcagcagaatggcgtgaacccgggaaggaggagcttgcagtgagccaagatcgcgccactgcactccagcctgggcaacagagcgagattccgtctcaaaaaaaaaagaaattaagactcAGCCCTTTCATGATCTTTGTGGACTCACCCAGTTCCCATGTAAACAATCTAGTCAAACCCACGTTGGGGATATTCTGGCCCCCACCCACTACTTAAGTATCCAACACTGCTCTCCTCCAAACGCAGATTCTAGTCCAGCCTGCATACCCTGTGGTATGAGTGCTAGCCCGGTTCCCTATCAAAAGAGTTCCAACTACAACCCCTCcaaccagcctgcacaacaaagTTCCAGACCCACTTTCCTGTGCTCCTCCTGGTGCCTCTCATATCCAGGCGAATATTCTAGCTCCGCCAGGTAAGGTTCAGAAACATTCCCAATCCCACGCTCAAAGAAAGTCTGAACCCCACTCTTATTGGCTGCCCAAGTTCTCAGAGAACACGCCAAGCCCACACCTTCCCCAGGGACTTCCTAGTCCCCGTCTCCAGCACCCTAAGGAAGCTCGACAGCCTCTCGCCTCCCCCGAAAGGATTCTGTACACAGGCCCAGAACTCACTGGCGAGGCTTCCTGGAACTGGACTTTTGCCCCACTGAATACTCCACCAGCCCCAACAAGGACAAAAATACCCAGGCCCGCCCCAGATTTTCTGTGCAAGGCTCCAGCCTCAATCCAGCTGGGAATGCCAGGGCCACTTTCTCGACATCCCGGAAACAGCTCTAGCCCCGCCCCAACCCATGGGCCATTAATCTGGCCCCGCTCCCGACTTTCTCCCAGGCAACAGCCTAGACCCGCCGCTCCcatctcttattattattattctagcCCCGCCTCCGACCTGCCCAGGCAACCCTCTGGCCCCGCCTCCGATTGGCCTGGCCAACTTCCTGGACACGCCCCCTGACTCCCTCCCACACCTCGTTACGTCAGCATATGGCCCCACCCGTGGCTTCCCCAGAGTTCTGGCTCAGCTCCCCGCTTCCCCGCCAACGCTCTGGCCGCGCTCGTGGCTCACACGAAACTTTCTGGCTCCACCCCCAGCATTAACCGCCAGCTCCCTGGCCCCGCCTCCTGGCTCCCCACTACATTGCGGCCCCGCCCCCGGCACGCGTCAGCCTCTGGGTCCGCCCCCAACGTCCCGGCCAACAGTCTGGACTTTCAGTCAGGCAAAACTTTCTGGCCCCTCCCACAGCGCTTCCGCCCCGCATCCGAGCCCCGCCACACAGCGGTCCAAACAACACTATGGCCCCGCCCACAGTCCAGCCACAACTTTTAGGCCCCGCCCACAGCCGCCGGCCCAGGATCGGGCCCCGCCCCGCCTCGCCCCGGCCCTACCCACCACCTCCAACGGCCCGCCGCGCCAGCGCCCCTCCAGCTTCCCATGTGGGCGTCCTGTCCCCGCCCCCCGCAGAGTACTCCGACCCCGCCCCCGCCGGCGGCTCCCCACCCTGCCCACGCCTGTTCGCGGTCCCCGCCACGTGGGGCTTCAGGCCCCGCCTTCTCTGGGCGCGCTCCCGGCCCCCTCCCCCCGGTCACCTGTCCCGGAGACCCCGCGGCGTCCGCGACTCCAGCTCCGTCGGCCTCTGCGTCCGCAGCTCCCGGGCCACGCGCGTCACTTCCTGCCAGCACCACGTGAGGCAGAGAAATAAAGAGGGTCACTTCCGGTCCTCTGGGACCGTTTCCGGGAGCCTTAAAGGGGCCGCGTCTCCGCGGTGGAAGTGGGAGCGGGGCCACCTGGCTCCCCGGGTGTTCTGGAAGCTCATCcaatttccttctgcctgaattACCAACTTCCAGGAAAAGGAGACACCGTCCTCACTCCCTGGCCTCTACCTCTTTCTTCAAGCTGTTTCCTCCTCCAGCCCCTCATTCCTGGTTTCTGTCAGTAGATGCCAAGCATTGGGCACTGACGCCTGGAAGGCTGACCTGGTTCGAGCCCCTCGTGCCAATGAAACCTTAGAGTTCGCTTTAGAAGCTTCAGATGTTCAACTGGCCGGGGGcggctcacacttctaatcccagaaccttgggatgccgaggcgggcggatcacctgaggtcagaagttcgagatcaacctggccaacattgtgaaatcccatctccacaaaaaaattagccggttgtggtggcgcgcgcctgtaaccccagcaacttgggaggctgaagcaggagaattgcttgaaccagggaggcagaggttgcagtgagccgagatcatgccaccgcacccagcctagacgacagagctgactccttctcaaaaataaattaaaatgccggccgcgatggctcacgcttgtaatcccagcactttgggaggtcgaggagggtggatcacttgaggccaggagttcaagaccatcctggccaacatggtgaaaccccgtctctactaaatatacaaaacaattggccgggcgcggtggctcaagcctgtaatcccagcactttgggaggccgagacgggcggatcacgaggtcaggagacc
This window harbors:
- the CCDC9 gene encoding coiled-coil domain-containing protein 9, with the translated sequence MAATLDLKSKEEKDAELDKRIEALRRKNEALIRRYQEIEEDRKKAELEGVAVTAPRKGRSVEKENVAVESEKNLGPSRRSPGTHRPPGASKGGRTPPQQGGRAGMGRASRSWEGSPGEQPRGGGAGGRGRRGRGRGSPHLSGTGDTSISDRKSKEWEERRRQNIEKMNEEMEKIAEYERNQREGVLEPNPVRNFLDDPRRRSGPLEESERDRREDSRRHGRNWGGPDFERVRCGLEHERQGRRAGQGSAGDMTLSMTGRERSEYLRWKQEREKIDQERLQRHRKPTGQWRREWDAEKTDGMFKDGPVPAHEPSHRYDDQAWARPPKPPTFGEFLSQRKAEASSRRRRKSSRPQAKAAPRAYSDHDDRWETKEGAASPTPEAPQPTSPVETSTQRPKMPAPAHQPPEDKGEENEGEEDEEWEDISEDDEEEIEAEEGDEEEEPPQDHQAPEAAPTGSPCSEQAHGVPFSPEEPLPEPQAPGTPSSPFSPPSGHQSVSDWGEEVELNSPRTTHPAGALSPGEAWPFETA